A region from the Brassica napus cultivar Da-Ae chromosome C8, Da-Ae, whole genome shotgun sequence genome encodes:
- the LOC106433985 gene encoding uncharacterized protein LOC106433985: protein MGDAKVLVEMELDRDFPKIIALDDKQGNIFLVNVEYMWIPSMCESCDIPVVDIDVILQNGNASTTPSPPVHPQVNANLVTSTAASDTLVIQNQNLSNDLDDQALILPSQQPDVVTVQAVTSGPSDHSNFQHETENSLFATLSPSSSHSQQEKPATPPRSVSTLSTLVDSQSTPTDTQIMEPFPSTIINNEALETSVVGPLTTPPIHCAFESPSHFTVLGEVDEIEVEPSSSFNLTRGGRESKPPIKYQSLE from the exons AAACAAGGAAACATATTTCTTGTCAATGTTGAATACATGTGGATTCCATCTATGTGCGAGAG TTGTGATATTCCTGTTGTGGATATTGATGTTATCCTACAAAATGGGAATGCATCAACAACACCATCGCCACCTGTCCATCCACAGGTCAATGCTAACCTCGTCACCTCTACTGCAGCATCTGATACTCTTGTGATTCAGAATCAGAATCTAAGCAATGACTTAGATGATCAAGCATTAATTCTCCCCAGCCAGCAACCAGATGTGGTGACTGTTCAAGCCGTTACATCGGGTCCCTCAGATCATTCCAACTTCCAACATGAAACAGAAAACAGTTTGTTTGCAACTTtatcaccttcttcttctcacTCTCAACAAGAGAAGCCTGCTACTCCACCTAGGTCAGTAAGCACTTTATCCACATTAGTAGATTCCCAATCTACTCCCACTGATACACAGATTATGGAACCTTTTCCATCAACCATTATCAACAACGAGGCTTTAGAAACTTCAGTTGTTGGTCCCTTAACCACGCCACCTATCCATTGTGCATTTGAGAGTCCTTCTCATTTTACAGTGCTAGGAGAAGTGGATGAAATTGAAGTTGAGCCTTCAAGCTCATTTAACTTGACAAGAGGTGGGAGGGAATCAAAGCCTCCTATCAAATACCAAAGTTTGGAGTAG